Proteins encoded together in one Mycobacterium sp. MS1601 window:
- a CDS encoding SDR family oxidoreductase: MTRIAVVGATGLIGTQVVALLEAGGHTVAAVSRASGVDVLTGSGVDEALAGAEVLVDVLNSPSFEDGPVLDFFSTSTAVLVAAARRAGIAHYVALSIVGVDRLPDSGYMRAKVVQENVIVESGMPYTIVRATQFHEFTAMITEGLIIDGEVRAPDARIQPIASAAVAARVAEAAVAQPLNGVVNIGGPDTITFAEMARLVLTAQGRDLPVLVDPAASYFGARVDANSLVTAGDAGLMGQRFADWLG, translated from the coding sequence GTGACCAGAATTGCTGTTGTCGGCGCCACCGGGCTGATCGGCACCCAGGTGGTGGCACTGCTGGAGGCAGGCGGGCACACGGTGGCCGCCGTGTCACGGGCCTCGGGGGTCGACGTGCTCACCGGATCCGGTGTCGACGAGGCGCTGGCCGGCGCCGAAGTGCTTGTCGACGTGTTGAATTCACCGTCCTTCGAGGACGGCCCGGTACTGGACTTCTTCTCCACCTCGACCGCTGTACTGGTGGCGGCGGCCCGCCGAGCGGGCATCGCCCACTACGTCGCACTGTCCATCGTGGGGGTGGACCGCCTGCCGGACAGTGGCTACATGCGGGCAAAGGTGGTGCAGGAGAACGTGATCGTCGAATCCGGGATGCCCTACACGATCGTCCGGGCCACCCAGTTCCACGAATTCACCGCGATGATCACAGAGGGGTTGATCATCGACGGCGAGGTCCGCGCACCGGATGCCCGGATCCAGCCCATCGCCTCGGCCGCCGTCGCCGCCAGAGTGGCCGAGGCTGCTGTCGCGCAGCCGCTGAACGGGGTGGTGAACATCGGCGGTCCTGACACGATCACTTTCGCCGAGATGGCCCGCCTGGTACTGACCGCCCAGGGCCGGGACCTGCCCGTGCTCGTGGACCCCGCCGCCAGCTACTTCGGCGCCCGAGTTGACGCGAACAGCCTGGTCACAGCCGGCGACGCGGGCTTGATGGGGCAGCGCTTCGCTGACTGGCTGGGGTAG
- a CDS encoding alpha/beta hydrolase: MTEHQLEPAAQAFAAATSRPPFLYELGPDGARKVLDDVQAAPVVMPDVDEKWLTVACDHGDVAVRLVTPAGAAEALPVVLYIHGGGWVLGNAATHDRLVRELAVGAHAAVVFVEYDRSPEAQYPVAIEQAYATAQWITRDGAGEGLDATRLVVAGDSVGGNMTAAVALMAKQRGDVTFLHQSLYYPVTDAGQDTDSYREFADGPFLTARAMAWFWDCYLPDVALRAEITASPLRATLDELSGLPEALVIVDENDVLRDEGEAYARRLLAAGVRVTSLRVNDILHDFMMLNPLRETAAATAAVEFAVHTLRKVFGK; encoded by the coding sequence GTGACCGAACATCAGCTGGAACCCGCGGCCCAGGCCTTCGCCGCGGCCACGTCGAGACCGCCGTTCCTCTACGAACTGGGACCCGACGGCGCGCGCAAGGTGCTCGACGACGTGCAAGCGGCACCCGTGGTCATGCCCGATGTCGACGAGAAGTGGTTGACCGTGGCCTGCGATCACGGTGACGTCGCGGTGCGGCTGGTCACACCGGCCGGGGCTGCCGAGGCGCTGCCGGTGGTGCTGTACATCCACGGCGGTGGTTGGGTGCTGGGCAACGCGGCCACCCACGACAGGCTGGTCAGGGAACTGGCTGTCGGGGCACACGCCGCCGTGGTGTTCGTCGAGTACGACCGCTCACCCGAGGCGCAGTACCCAGTGGCCATCGAACAGGCCTACGCCACCGCGCAGTGGATCACCCGTGACGGTGCAGGCGAGGGCCTCGACGCCACCCGGTTGGTGGTCGCCGGAGACTCGGTGGGCGGCAACATGACTGCCGCGGTAGCGCTGATGGCCAAACAGCGCGGGGATGTGACGTTCCTGCACCAGTCGCTGTACTACCCGGTGACCGACGCCGGCCAGGACACCGACAGCTACCGCGAGTTCGCCGACGGCCCCTTCCTCACCGCCAGGGCGATGGCGTGGTTCTGGGACTGCTACCTACCCGATGTGGCCCTACGCGCCGAGATCACCGCATCTCCTCTGCGTGCGACGCTCGACGAATTGTCAGGTCTGCCAGAGGCGTTGGTGATTGTCGACGAAAACGACGTACTGCGCGACGAGGGGGAGGCCTACGCCCGCAGGCTGCTCGCCGCCGGGGTGCGGGTAACGAGCCTGCGGGTCAACGACATCTTGCATGATTTCATGATGCTCAACCCGCTGCGGGAAACAGCAGCGGCCACCGCCGCCGTGGAGTTCGCCGTCCACACACTGCGAAAGGTGTTCGGCAAGTGA
- a CDS encoding helix-turn-helix transcriptional regulator: MANRQRLTGRVAECRALDELLAGARTGRSRVLVLVGEPGIGKSALLDHAVDAAEGFTVIRTSGVESDMELAYAGLQQLCAPLLGLLDGLPEPQAGALETAFGLKAGPVPDRFLVGLAVLGLLAAASATAPVLCVVDDAQWLDGVSAQTLSFVARRLLAESVALVFARREPVTELAGLPQLAVRGLSDVDADALLDSAMLGRIDRRVRDQLVAEAQGNPLALLELPRDLNTAELAGGYYRPDARPIAGQIEERFAARINKLPDDTRQVLALAAAEPVGDPMLLLRAAELLGLESDSVVPAAAAGLIEVGTRVRFRHPLVRAAAYRTAPADVRVAAHRALADASDSHLDPDRRAWHRAHAATMPDESVAAELVASADRAHLRGGTAAEAAFLARAAELTLDPALRGTRAIAAAEAKAAAAAPEAAGELLAVAELSPLDAVSQARLERLRAALAFARSRGTGSAPLLREAANAFAENAIRMDALDPQLAQEAHLDAMTAAMYVGRHGGSGLVLACATAAARSAVPVPPRPIDLMTAALAVRHTDGCAAAQQHMRAAVDALTPQTWFWQAFPLAYEVVVHDLWDDDAWDRLSAVAVRVATDAGALAVLPSALVSRAGMLMQTGDFASARSLIAEAAEITSATGHRPVRYFELALAAWTGDERLTAELVQAARRDGAARGEGRVQGLTGYTCAVLFNGLGRYQVALQEAQQACEYDDAGLHGFTLVELVEAAVRAGQTSAAHDAAQRFEERAADSPTEWARGLRARNQALLASGSRAEALYNNAIDHLSRTRIAVLQARTHLLYGEWLRRENRRADARAELRRAHQMFSGFGADAFADRARRELLATGEKTTRRPTRTGDALTPQEDQIAGLAASGMTNVEIGAQLFISAHTVEWHLRKVFAKLGIRSRRELRGTPWR, encoded by the coding sequence ATGGCGAACAGACAACGGCTGACCGGGCGCGTCGCCGAGTGTCGCGCCCTGGACGAGTTGCTCGCCGGGGCGCGGACGGGGCGCAGCCGGGTGCTCGTCCTGGTCGGTGAGCCCGGGATCGGAAAATCGGCGCTGCTGGACCATGCCGTCGACGCCGCCGAGGGTTTCACGGTCATCCGTACCTCCGGAGTGGAATCGGACATGGAGCTGGCCTACGCCGGTCTGCAACAACTGTGTGCACCGCTGCTGGGGCTCCTCGACGGCCTTCCCGAACCGCAGGCGGGGGCGCTGGAAACGGCCTTCGGCCTCAAGGCCGGGCCGGTGCCCGACCGCTTCCTGGTGGGTCTTGCGGTGCTGGGCCTGCTGGCCGCTGCCTCGGCCACCGCTCCGGTGCTGTGTGTGGTGGACGATGCGCAATGGCTTGACGGCGTGTCCGCACAGACGCTGAGCTTTGTGGCTCGACGACTCCTGGCCGAGTCGGTGGCCCTGGTGTTTGCGCGACGCGAGCCGGTGACCGAGCTGGCCGGACTACCGCAACTGGCGGTTCGCGGGCTGTCCGACGTGGACGCAGATGCATTGCTGGACTCGGCCATGCTGGGTCGCATCGATCGCCGGGTGCGTGATCAGCTGGTCGCCGAAGCACAGGGAAATCCCTTGGCGCTGTTGGAGTTACCCAGGGACCTGAATACCGCTGAACTGGCCGGCGGCTACTACCGGCCTGACGCGCGCCCCATTGCCGGGCAGATCGAAGAGCGCTTCGCCGCCCGCATCAACAAGCTGCCCGACGACACCCGGCAGGTCCTGGCCCTGGCGGCGGCCGAACCCGTCGGTGACCCGATGCTGTTGCTCCGCGCCGCCGAGCTGCTGGGCCTGGAATCCGACAGCGTGGTGCCTGCCGCCGCGGCAGGGCTGATCGAGGTGGGCACCCGCGTGCGATTCCGGCACCCGCTGGTGCGGGCGGCCGCCTATCGGACGGCGCCCGCTGACGTTCGAGTGGCCGCGCACCGCGCACTTGCCGATGCCTCCGATAGCCACCTGGACCCGGACCGGCGGGCCTGGCACCGTGCGCACGCGGCGACGATGCCCGACGAGTCGGTGGCGGCTGAACTGGTGGCCTCGGCCGACCGGGCGCACCTGCGGGGCGGAACCGCCGCCGAGGCCGCGTTCCTGGCCAGGGCTGCCGAGCTGACACTCGATCCCGCGCTTCGCGGAACTCGCGCCATCGCCGCCGCGGAGGCCAAGGCGGCCGCGGCCGCTCCCGAGGCTGCCGGCGAACTGTTGGCGGTGGCGGAGCTGAGCCCGCTGGACGCCGTGTCACAGGCTCGGCTCGAGCGTCTGCGCGCAGCACTGGCATTCGCCCGAAGCCGCGGTACCGGCAGTGCGCCGCTGTTGCGTGAGGCGGCAAATGCCTTCGCCGAGAACGCGATTCGAATGGACGCATTGGATCCTCAGCTGGCGCAGGAGGCTCATCTCGACGCGATGACGGCCGCGATGTACGTCGGCAGGCACGGCGGCTCCGGACTGGTACTGGCCTGCGCGACGGCTGCGGCGAGATCGGCGGTGCCGGTGCCTCCTCGCCCGATCGACCTGATGACCGCAGCGCTGGCCGTTCGGCACACCGACGGCTGTGCGGCAGCACAACAGCACATGAGGGCCGCCGTGGACGCGCTGACACCGCAAACCTGGTTCTGGCAGGCCTTTCCGCTGGCCTATGAGGTGGTGGTCCACGACCTCTGGGACGACGATGCGTGGGACCGCCTGTCCGCCGTTGCCGTGCGCGTCGCCACCGACGCCGGCGCGCTGGCGGTGCTGCCCTCGGCGCTGGTGAGTCGCGCCGGAATGCTCATGCAGACAGGTGATTTCGCATCCGCCCGGTCGTTGATAGCCGAGGCTGCTGAGATCACCTCCGCGACCGGGCACCGCCCGGTGCGGTACTTCGAGCTGGCCCTGGCGGCCTGGACCGGTGACGAGCGACTGACCGCCGAGCTGGTCCAGGCCGCTCGACGCGACGGTGCCGCTCGTGGCGAAGGCAGAGTCCAGGGGCTGACCGGCTACACCTGCGCCGTCCTGTTCAACGGCCTGGGTCGCTATCAGGTGGCATTGCAGGAAGCCCAGCAGGCCTGCGAATACGACGACGCCGGGTTGCACGGCTTCACCCTGGTCGAGCTGGTGGAGGCGGCGGTGCGGGCAGGTCAGACCAGCGCCGCCCACGATGCCGCGCAGCGGTTCGAGGAGCGGGCCGCCGACAGTCCCACCGAATGGGCTCGGGGACTGCGCGCCCGCAACCAGGCTCTGCTGGCCTCCGGCAGCCGGGCCGAAGCCCTCTACAACAACGCCATCGACCATCTGAGCCGGACCCGGATCGCGGTGCTGCAGGCGCGTACCCACCTGCTCTACGGCGAATGGCTGCGCCGAGAGAACCGCCGTGCCGATGCCCGTGCCGAATTGCGGCGCGCCCACCAGATGTTCAGTGGATTCGGCGCCGACGCCTTCGCCGACCGCGCTCGTCGCGAGCTGTTGGCGACGGGGGAGAAGACCACCCGCCGACCGACCCGCACCGGGGATGCCCTGACCCCGCAGGAAGACCAGATCGCGGGGCTGGCGGCCTCGGGGATGACGAATGTCGAAATCGGTGCGCAGCTGTTCATCAGTGCGCACACCGTGGAGTGGCACCTGCGCAAGGTGTTCGCGAAACTCGGCATCCGCTCGCGGCGTGAACTACGCGGAACTCCCTGGCGGTGA
- a CDS encoding electron transfer flavoprotein subunit alpha/FixB family protein: MAEVLVLVEHADGAVKKVTSELITAARVLGEPSAVVVAAPGTAAKLADDLKAAGAAKIYVAESDEVDKVLITPYVDVLAALVEEVTPAGVLVAANADGKEIAGRLAARIGSGLLVDVIEVKEGAKGIHSIFGGAFTVEAEVTSDTPVITLRPGSVDAEPVAGAGEQVTVEVPAAAENATKITAREPVVAGDRPELTEASVVVAGGRGVGSAEKFGVVEELADSLGGAVGASRAAVDSGYYPGQFQVGQTGKTVSPQLYIALGISGAIQHRAGMQTSKTIIAVNKDEEAPIFEIADLGVVGDLFNVTPQLTEAIKKRKG, translated from the coding sequence ATGGCTGAAGTACTTGTGCTCGTCGAGCACGCTGATGGTGCCGTCAAGAAGGTCACCTCCGAACTGATCACCGCCGCGCGCGTCCTGGGTGAGCCGTCCGCCGTTGTGGTGGCCGCCCCCGGCACCGCCGCCAAACTGGCCGACGACCTCAAGGCCGCCGGTGCCGCCAAGATCTACGTCGCCGAATCCGACGAGGTGGACAAGGTGCTCATCACGCCTTACGTGGACGTGCTGGCCGCCCTGGTCGAAGAGGTCACCCCGGCCGGCGTGCTGGTGGCCGCCAACGCCGACGGCAAGGAGATCGCCGGTCGACTGGCCGCGCGCATCGGCTCCGGTCTGCTGGTGGACGTGATCGAGGTCAAGGAGGGTGCCAAGGGCATCCACTCCATCTTCGGTGGCGCGTTCACCGTCGAGGCCGAGGTCACCAGCGACACCCCGGTGATCACCCTTCGCCCGGGTTCGGTGGACGCCGAGCCCGTCGCGGGCGCCGGTGAGCAGGTCACCGTGGAGGTGCCTGCCGCCGCCGAGAACGCCACCAAGATCACCGCCCGCGAACCCGTCGTCGCCGGCGATCGCCCGGAACTCACCGAGGCCTCCGTCGTGGTGGCCGGTGGCCGTGGTGTGGGCAGCGCCGAGAAGTTCGGCGTCGTGGAGGAGCTGGCGGATTCGCTCGGTGGTGCCGTCGGTGCGTCGCGCGCGGCCGTGGACTCCGGTTACTACCCGGGGCAGTTCCAGGTGGGTCAGACCGGCAAGACGGTCTCCCCCCAGCTGTACATCGCCCTCGGCATCTCCGGGGCCATCCAGCACCGGGCCGGCATGCAGACGTCGAAGACGATCATCGCCGTCAACAAGGACGAGGAGGCGCCGATCTTCGAGATCGCCGACCTGGGCGTCGTCGGTGACCTGTTCAACGTCACCCCGCAGCTCACCGAGGCCATCAAGAAGCGCAAGGGCTGA
- a CDS encoding electron transfer flavoprotein subunit beta/FixA family protein produces MTNIVVLIKQVPDTWSERKLSEGDWTLDREAADAVLDEINERAVEEALLIKEKEGGDSSVTVLTAGPERATEAIRKALSMGADKAVHLKDDGLHGSDVVQTAWALARALGTVEGVELVIAGNEATDGVGGAVPAIIAEYLGLPQLTHVRKLTVDGDKITGERETDDGVFTLEATLPAIVSVNEKINEPRFPSFKGIMAAKKKEVTTLTLAEIGVEADEVGVANAGSRVLSAAPKPPKTAGEKVTDEGEGGSKIAEYLVAQKLI; encoded by the coding sequence ATGACGAACATCGTGGTCCTGATCAAACAGGTCCCTGACACCTGGTCGGAGCGCAAGCTGTCCGAGGGTGACTGGACGCTCGACCGGGAGGCCGCCGATGCGGTCCTCGACGAGATCAACGAGCGCGCCGTCGAGGAAGCGCTGCTGATCAAGGAGAAGGAAGGCGGCGACAGTTCAGTCACGGTTCTGACCGCCGGCCCCGAGCGTGCCACCGAGGCCATCCGCAAGGCACTGTCCATGGGTGCCGACAAGGCCGTGCACCTCAAGGACGACGGCCTGCACGGCTCGGACGTGGTGCAGACCGCGTGGGCGCTGGCGCGCGCGCTGGGCACTGTCGAGGGCGTCGAGCTCGTCATCGCCGGTAACGAAGCCACCGACGGTGTGGGCGGCGCAGTGCCTGCCATCATCGCCGAGTACCTGGGCCTGCCGCAGCTCACGCACGTGCGCAAGCTGACCGTGGACGGCGACAAGATCACCGGCGAGCGTGAGACCGACGACGGTGTGTTCACCCTCGAGGCCACGCTGCCTGCGATCGTGAGCGTCAACGAGAAGATCAACGAGCCGCGCTTCCCGTCCTTCAAGGGCATCATGGCCGCCAAGAAGAAGGAAGTCACCACGCTGACCCTCGCCGAGATCGGTGTGGAGGCCGACGAGGTGGGCGTCGCCAACGCCGGATCCAGGGTGCTCTCGGCCGCGCCGAAGCCGCCCAAGACCGCGGGCGAGAAGGTCACCGACGAGGGTGAGGGCGGTTCCAAGATCGCCGAGTACCTGGTCGCTCAGAAACTCATCTAG
- a CDS encoding class I SAM-dependent methyltransferase → MSSFVTDGAGRNAATGTGSTPDAGLALTGERTVPGLDIENYWFRRHEVVYQRLTNRCVGRDVLEAGFGEGYGADLLAGVARSVIGVDYDESAVTHVRARYPRVQALQGNLAALPLADASVDVVVNFQVIEHLWDQSQFVGECSRVLRPGGLLLMSTPNRITFSPGRDTPINPFHTRELDAAELTELLVSGGFEMEAMHGVFHGSRLRELDAKHGGSIIDAQIERALADAPWPAELLADVADVAADDFDLLDARECDIDASLDLVAIAVRR, encoded by the coding sequence ATGAGCTCCTTTGTCACCGACGGCGCCGGTCGTAACGCCGCAACTGGAACAGGTTCCACACCGGACGCCGGGCTGGCGCTGACCGGGGAACGGACCGTGCCCGGTCTCGATATCGAGAACTACTGGTTTCGCCGACACGAGGTGGTGTACCAGCGACTGACCAACCGGTGCGTAGGCCGTGACGTGCTGGAAGCCGGGTTTGGTGAGGGCTACGGCGCCGACCTGTTGGCCGGCGTCGCACGCTCGGTCATCGGCGTCGACTACGACGAATCCGCCGTCACCCACGTGCGGGCCCGCTATCCGCGCGTCCAGGCCCTGCAGGGCAATCTCGCCGCGCTGCCACTGGCCGACGCCTCGGTCGACGTTGTGGTGAATTTCCAGGTGATTGAGCATTTGTGGGATCAGTCACAGTTTGTCGGGGAATGCTCGCGCGTGTTGCGCCCGGGCGGGCTGCTGCTGATGTCGACGCCCAACCGCATCACCTTCTCCCCCGGACGCGACACCCCCATCAACCCCTTCCACACCCGTGAGCTCGATGCCGCCGAACTGACCGAGCTGCTGGTCAGCGGTGGATTCGAGATGGAAGCGATGCACGGGGTATTCCATGGCTCCCGGTTGCGCGAGCTGGACGCCAAGCACGGCGGGTCGATCATCGACGCCCAGATCGAGCGGGCACTTGCGGATGCGCCCTGGCCCGCCGAGCTGCTGGCCGACGTCGCCGACGTCGCCGCCGACGATTTCGACCTTCTCGACGCCCGGGAGTGCGACATTGACGCCAGCTTGGACCTGGTGGCGATCGCGGTACGCCGGTGA
- a CDS encoding 1,4-alpha-glucan branching protein domain-containing protein: MFTLVLHTHLPWLAHHGRWPVGEEWLYQSWAASYLPLLRVLRTLADEGRHGLLTLGLTPVVTAQLDDPYCLDGMHRWLANWRLRGLEATTLRDREGLRAFGFREHAEADRALGDFETHWRHGAAPALRGLIDAGTVELLGGPLAHPFQPLLAPRLREFALREGLADAQARFAHTPAGIWAPECAYAPGMEELYSAAGVGHFMVDGPSLHGDTALGRPVAGSDVIAFGRDLHVSYRVWSPRSGYPGHAAYRDFHTFDHTTGLKPARVTGRNVPSEEKAPYDPERADAAVDDHVADFVDIVRRRLISETERIGRPAHVIAAFDTELFGHWWYEGPQWLERVLRALPQAGVRVGTLAQAAADGFVGEPVELPPSSWGSGKDWQVWAGEQVADLVQLNAEVVDTALATVDKALEQACAPGVRPARDVVADQILRETLLTISSDWPFMVSKDSAADYARYRAHLHAHATREIADALASGRRDAATRLAQNWNRADGLFGALDARRLPGRVP, encoded by the coding sequence ATGTTCACCCTCGTCCTGCACACCCATCTGCCGTGGCTGGCGCACCACGGCAGATGGCCGGTCGGCGAGGAGTGGCTCTACCAGTCCTGGGCGGCGTCCTACCTGCCGCTGTTGCGGGTGCTGCGGACACTGGCCGACGAAGGTCGCCACGGTCTGCTGACCCTGGGCCTGACGCCGGTGGTCACTGCCCAGCTGGATGACCCTTACTGCCTGGACGGCATGCACCGCTGGTTGGCGAACTGGCGCCTGCGGGGCCTGGAGGCCACCACCCTGCGTGATCGGGAAGGGCTGCGCGCCTTCGGTTTCCGTGAACACGCCGAGGCCGACCGAGCGCTGGGCGACTTCGAGACCCACTGGCGACACGGTGCGGCGCCCGCGCTGCGCGGTCTGATCGACGCCGGCACGGTGGAACTGCTGGGCGGCCCCCTGGCACATCCGTTCCAGCCGTTGCTGGCGCCGCGGTTGCGTGAGTTCGCGCTGCGGGAAGGACTGGCCGACGCACAGGCACGCTTCGCGCACACACCGGCCGGGATCTGGGCACCGGAATGCGCCTACGCCCCCGGCATGGAAGAGCTTTACAGCGCAGCTGGCGTCGGCCACTTCATGGTGGACGGGCCGTCGCTGCACGGCGACACGGCGCTGGGGCGCCCGGTCGCCGGCTCGGACGTCATCGCCTTCGGCAGAGACCTGCACGTCAGCTACCGCGTGTGGTCCCCCAGGTCGGGCTATCCCGGCCACGCCGCCTACCGCGACTTCCACACCTTCGACCACACCACCGGCCTCAAGCCGGCCCGGGTCACGGGCCGCAATGTGCCCTCCGAAGAGAAGGCGCCCTACGACCCGGAACGCGCCGACGCCGCGGTGGACGATCACGTCGCCGACTTCGTCGACATCGTGCGCCGCAGGCTGATCAGCGAGACCGAGCGCATCGGGCGCCCCGCCCACGTCATCGCCGCCTTCGACACCGAGCTGTTCGGGCACTGGTGGTACGAGGGTCCGCAGTGGCTCGAACGGGTGTTGCGGGCCCTGCCGCAAGCAGGAGTGCGGGTCGGCACCCTGGCCCAGGCCGCGGCCGACGGATTCGTCGGCGAACCTGTCGAATTGCCGCCCAGCTCATGGGGTTCGGGCAAGGACTGGCAGGTCTGGGCCGGCGAACAGGTGGCCGATCTCGTCCAGCTGAACGCCGAGGTTGTCGATACCGCCCTGGCGACCGTGGACAAAGCACTGGAACAGGCCTGCGCGCCCGGGGTACGCCCCGCCCGCGACGTGGTGGCCGACCAGATTCTGCGTGAGACCCTGCTGACGATCTCCAGCGACTGGCCGTTCATGGTGAGCAAGGACTCTGCGGCCGACTACGCCCGCTATCGCGCCCACCTGCACGCCCATGCCACCCGTGAGATCGCAGACGCGCTGGCATCCGGGCGCCGTGACGCCGCAACCCGGTTGGCGCAGAACTGGAATCGCGCCGACGGATTGTTCGGCGCCCTCGATGCACGACGACTTCCGGGACGGGTGCCGTGA
- a CDS encoding glycosyltransferase family 4 protein, which produces MRILMVSWEYPPVVIGGLGRHVHNLATELVAAGHEVVVLSRRPTGTDPSTHPSTDETVEGVRVVAAAQDPHEFTFATDMMAWTLAMGHAMLRAGLALGDWRPDVVHAHDWLVAHPAIALAQFFDVPLVSTIHATEAGRHSGWVSGPLNKQVHAIESWLVRDSDSLITCSASMHDEITDLFGPELADVRVIPNGIDTAGWPFARRTDSGTPAELLYFGRLEYEKGVHDAIAALPRIRRTHPGTTLTIAGEGTQQDWLVEQARKHKVLKAISFVGHVDHSGLLGLLHRATAVLLPSHYEPFGIVALEAAAAGAPLVTSNVGGLGEAVIDGQTGVSFPPRNIAALAAAVRTVLDDPAAAQRHATAARNRLTSDFSWQTVASETSQVYLAAKRREREPHARRPVVQRPLPGR; this is translated from the coding sequence GTGAGGATCCTGATGGTGTCCTGGGAGTACCCGCCGGTGGTCATCGGCGGGCTGGGACGTCACGTCCACAACCTGGCGACCGAACTGGTGGCCGCAGGCCATGAGGTGGTGGTGCTCAGCCGCAGGCCCACCGGAACGGATCCCAGCACGCATCCCAGCACCGACGAGACCGTCGAGGGGGTGCGGGTGGTGGCAGCGGCGCAGGACCCGCACGAATTCACCTTCGCCACCGACATGATGGCCTGGACTCTGGCCATGGGCCACGCGATGCTGCGGGCAGGCCTGGCTCTGGGCGACTGGCGCCCGGATGTCGTGCACGCCCATGACTGGCTGGTCGCCCACCCGGCAATCGCGCTGGCCCAGTTCTTCGATGTGCCACTGGTTTCCACCATCCATGCCACCGAGGCGGGCAGGCACTCGGGCTGGGTGTCGGGGCCGCTCAACAAGCAGGTGCATGCCATCGAATCCTGGCTGGTCCGCGATTCCGATTCGCTGATCACGTGCTCGGCGTCGATGCACGACGAGATCACCGACCTGTTCGGCCCCGAATTGGCCGATGTCAGGGTTATCCCCAACGGCATCGATACCGCGGGGTGGCCTTTCGCGCGTCGCACCGACAGCGGGACACCGGCTGAACTGCTGTACTTCGGCCGCCTCGAGTACGAGAAAGGGGTGCACGACGCGATCGCCGCTCTGCCGCGGATCCGTCGCACCCACCCCGGAACCACCCTCACCATCGCCGGCGAAGGCACCCAGCAGGACTGGCTGGTGGAACAGGCCCGCAAACACAAGGTGCTCAAGGCGATCAGTTTTGTCGGTCACGTGGACCATTCCGGACTGCTGGGCCTGCTGCACCGGGCCACCGCGGTACTTCTGCCCAGCCACTACGAACCGTTCGGGATCGTCGCACTGGAGGCGGCCGCCGCGGGCGCTCCGCTGGTGACCTCCAACGTGGGAGGCCTCGGTGAAGCGGTGATCGACGGCCAGACCGGAGTGTCGTTCCCGCCGCGGAACATCGCCGCACTGGCCGCCGCGGTGCGTACCGTTCTTGACGACCCGGCAGCCGCCCAGCGCCACGCCACCGCCGCCCGCAATCGGCTGACGTCTGACTTCTCTTGGCAGACAGTGGCTTCGGAGACCTCCCAGGTGTACCTGGCCGCCAAGCGCCGAGAGCGTGAACCGCACGCCCGCCGTCCGGTGGTGCAGCGACCGCTGCCGGGACGCTAG
- a CDS encoding DUF202 domain-containing protein, with protein MTAPPDPGLQAQRTSLAWTRTSFAVLLNGVILMLHDIADHRAGPGLVAAGIAMLVALLTYGIGLRRQKTLARHPLPATLTPRTEVVVVTAAVLVLILVSVVVLL; from the coding sequence GTGACGGCGCCGCCCGACCCGGGATTACAGGCCCAGCGCACTTCGCTGGCCTGGACGCGGACGTCGTTCGCGGTGCTGCTCAATGGTGTCATCTTGATGTTGCACGACATCGCCGACCACCGCGCGGGCCCCGGTCTGGTGGCCGCGGGAATCGCAATGTTGGTCGCGTTGCTCACCTACGGCATCGGGCTGCGCCGCCAAAAGACCCTGGCCCGCCACCCACTGCCCGCCACACTGACACCGCGTACCGAGGTGGTGGTGGTCACGGCAGCGGTACTGGTGTTGATCCTGGTGTCGGTGGTGGTACTGCTCTAG
- a CDS encoding YidH family protein encodes MGVEESETEPDYRFTLANERTFLAWQRTALGLLAGSVAAIQFVSEAALPGARYLVGVVLAALAALTAAIGLWRWRQVDRAMRRGTVLPRHPTPAYLAIGLTVIGVLVIGAVVVRALTA; translated from the coding sequence ATGGGCGTCGAGGAGAGCGAAACCGAGCCCGACTACCGGTTCACGCTGGCCAACGAGCGCACTTTCCTGGCGTGGCAGCGCACCGCACTCGGGCTCTTGGCCGGATCCGTGGCCGCCATCCAATTCGTCAGCGAGGCGGCGCTGCCGGGTGCTCGCTACCTCGTCGGGGTCGTCTTGGCTGCGCTGGCGGCACTGACCGCGGCGATCGGGCTGTGGCGGTGGCGGCAGGTGGACCGGGCGATGCGCCGGGGCACCGTGTTGCCACGGCACCCGACACCCGCCTATCTCGCCATCGGGCTGACGGTGATCGGGGTCCTGGTGATCGGCGCTGTCGTGGTCAGGGCGCTCACCGCGTGA